Genomic DNA from Telopea speciosissima isolate NSW1024214 ecotype Mountain lineage chromosome 2, Tspe_v1, whole genome shotgun sequence:
AGCACCAGATGTCCTTCCATCCAGTGTTGCCTCCTTTTCATACATCATAAGAACTGAGCACGAGTAGAAATGAAAATCTGTTTGATCTTCAAACCATGCTTTCAGCTCCAACAGTTGTGCCAGAATCCCAGTAGAACCACCATAAACAATTGATGCAAACGAACAATCTGGATTTGAATCTGAAGATGGGTTAGAAGAAACAAACTTCCTCAAAACTGACCTCACATCATCCGCAGTAAAACCCTGGACACGCTTCTTGTCAGGCTTCCAGAACCCTGATTCCTCATTTTCATAAGTCTGCAAGCCAGAAATCCTGAAACCCAAAAGCAAGCTTGTGGTTTCTCTATCCTTCTTAACGCATTTTGCAATATACTCCTCAGACGCTTGGGGATACCAGGTTCTGGAGCCAATCTTGACGTCCATAACAGATGGATGAACATAATTAGAGACAAGATTTTGTAAAACAA
This window encodes:
- the LOC122652242 gene encoding inositol polyphosphate multikinase beta-like; translated protein: MLKVPSHQVAGHQAGDGKLGPLIDDSGRFCKPLQNDDRGTTEVAFYTSFSSNTRIPDHIRRFFPIFYGTQLIEASDGSGLLPHLVLQNLVSNYVHPSVMDVKIGSRTWYPQASEEYIAKCVKKDRETTSLLLGFRISGLQTYENEESGFWKPDKKRVQGFTADDVRSVLRKFVSSNPSSDSNPDCSFASIVYGGSTGILAQLLELKAWFEDQTDFHFYSCSVLMMYEKEATLDGRTSGAEIKLVDFAHVVEGKGVIDHNFLGGLCSLIKFVSEILTSPDECTIKGGLREPE